A single genomic interval of Carettochelys insculpta isolate YL-2023 chromosome 16, ASM3395843v1, whole genome shotgun sequence harbors:
- the ATPAF2 gene encoding ATP synthase mitochondrial F1 complex assembly factor 2 isoform X1 — protein sequence MWRSCQRLFYTRLPKAPQLCLTPPAGGPSPLPPGTARAYTPPTERKRFYQNVSISQGEGGFEINLDHRKLKTPQAKLFTVPSKALAIAVATEWDSQQDTIKFYTMHLTMLCNTALDNPSQRNKEQLIRAAVKFLETDTVCYRVEEPMALVELQKNEWDPMIEWAEKRYNVEIGSSTSIMGPNIPARTKDTFTNHLASYNMWALQGIEYVITQLKSLILSMGLIDRHITVEKAVLLSRLEEEYQIQRWGSVEWAHDYDLYELQARTAAGTLFAHLCSESSTVKHKLLQD from the exons ATGTGGCGCAGTTGTCAGCGGCTGTTCTATACCAGGCTGCCGAAGGCTCCACAGCTGTGCCTGACTCCTCCTGCCGGGGGCCCCAGCCCTTTGCCACCGGGCACAGCACGGGCGTACACACCACCAACAG aaaGGAAGAGGTTTTACCAGAACGTTAGCATCTCCCAAGGCGAAG GTGGCTTTGAAATAAACCTGGACCACAGGAAGCTGAAAACGCCCCAGGCCAAGCTCTTCACTGTCCCCAGCAAGGCCCTGGCTATTGCAGTTGCTACAGAATGGGATTCCCAGCAGGACACCATCAAGTTCTACACTATGCATCTG ACCATGTTGTGCAACACAGCTTTGGACAACCCATCTCAACGAAACAAAGAGCAGCTAATCAGAGCCGCTGTGAAGTTCCTGGAGACAGACACTGTCTG TTACAGGGTAGAAGAGCCAATGGCTCTCGTGGAACTGCAGAAGAATGAATGGGATCCCATGATCGAGTGGGCTGAGAAGCG GTACAACGTGGAGATCGGCTCCTCTACGAGCATCATGGGGCcaaacatcccagccaggaccaaaGACACTTTCACCAACCATTTGGCATCTTACAATATGTGGGCCCTGCAAG GAATAGAATATGTGATCACACAGTTGAAATCTCTGATTCTGTCCATGGGACTGATTGACAGACACATTACAGTAGAAAAAGCCGTGCTGCTGTCTCGCCTGGAGGAAGAATACCAG ATCCAGCGGTGGGGCAGTGTGGAATGGGCCCACGACTACGATCTGTACGAGCTGCAGGCCCGCACGGCTGCTGGGACCCTCTTTGCTCACCTCTGTTCAGAGAGCTCGACGGTAAAACacaagctgctacaggactga
- the ATPAF2 gene encoding ATP synthase mitochondrial F1 complex assembly factor 2 isoform X2 gives MWRSCQRLFYTRLPKAPQLCLTPPAGGPSPLPPGTARAYTPPTGGFEINLDHRKLKTPQAKLFTVPSKALAIAVATEWDSQQDTIKFYTMHLTMLCNTALDNPSQRNKEQLIRAAVKFLETDTVCYRVEEPMALVELQKNEWDPMIEWAEKRYNVEIGSSTSIMGPNIPARTKDTFTNHLASYNMWALQGIEYVITQLKSLILSMGLIDRHITVEKAVLLSRLEEEYQIQRWGSVEWAHDYDLYELQARTAAGTLFAHLCSESSTVKHKLLQD, from the exons ATGTGGCGCAGTTGTCAGCGGCTGTTCTATACCAGGCTGCCGAAGGCTCCACAGCTGTGCCTGACTCCTCCTGCCGGGGGCCCCAGCCCTTTGCCACCGGGCACAGCACGGGCGTACACACCACCAACAG GTGGCTTTGAAATAAACCTGGACCACAGGAAGCTGAAAACGCCCCAGGCCAAGCTCTTCACTGTCCCCAGCAAGGCCCTGGCTATTGCAGTTGCTACAGAATGGGATTCCCAGCAGGACACCATCAAGTTCTACACTATGCATCTG ACCATGTTGTGCAACACAGCTTTGGACAACCCATCTCAACGAAACAAAGAGCAGCTAATCAGAGCCGCTGTGAAGTTCCTGGAGACAGACACTGTCTG TTACAGGGTAGAAGAGCCAATGGCTCTCGTGGAACTGCAGAAGAATGAATGGGATCCCATGATCGAGTGGGCTGAGAAGCG GTACAACGTGGAGATCGGCTCCTCTACGAGCATCATGGGGCcaaacatcccagccaggaccaaaGACACTTTCACCAACCATTTGGCATCTTACAATATGTGGGCCCTGCAAG GAATAGAATATGTGATCACACAGTTGAAATCTCTGATTCTGTCCATGGGACTGATTGACAGACACATTACAGTAGAAAAAGCCGTGCTGCTGTCTCGCCTGGAGGAAGAATACCAG ATCCAGCGGTGGGGCAGTGTGGAATGGGCCCACGACTACGATCTGTACGAGCTGCAGGCCCGCACGGCTGCTGGGACCCTCTTTGCTCACCTCTGTTCAGAGAGCTCGACGGTAAAACacaagctgctacaggactga